The following are from one region of the Candidatus Acidulodesulfobacterium ferriphilum genome:
- the tusD gene encoding sulfurtransferase complex subunit TusD, which produces MKFGVLIKDGQYTHQAMDSAYNFIVAAMELGHEIKGVFFYNEGVCNTCGTMEPPRDERNIRNLLLGLNEKGIRLIACVAAGKRRGLVAQTVSSAAEISGLGQLLELCIESDRLITF; this is translated from the coding sequence ATGAAGTTCGGCGTTCTTATAAAAGATGGACAATATACTCATCAAGCAATGGACAGCGCCTATAATTTTATAGTTGCGGCCATGGAACTTGGCCATGAAATAAAAGGAGTTTTTTTTTACAACGAGGGCGTTTGCAATACCTGCGGGACTATGGAACCCCCGAGGGATGAGCGAAATATTAGAAACTTGCTTTTAGGACTTAATGAAAAAGGCATCAGGTTAATTGCTTGTGTTGCCGCGGGTAAAAGGAGAGGTTTAGTGGCTCAAACCGTTTCCAGTGCGGCCGAAATATCAGGATTAGGCCAACTATTGGAATTATGCATAGAGTCCGATAGATTAATAACATTTTAG
- the tusE gene encoding TusE/DsrC/DsvC family sulfur relay protein: protein MAEFDYNGKKIETDDEGYLQNLGDWDKGLAEVLAKQENVTLTEKHWKLIEWIRDYFQKFQVAPAIKSLTKEVMNLENLPDKKEANKFIYELFPEGPAKQLAKIAGLPKPTGCV from the coding sequence ATGGCTGAGTTTGATTATAACGGAAAGAAGATTGAAACTGATGATGAAGGCTACCTTCAAAATTTAGGCGATTGGGATAAAGGCCTTGCCGAAGTTCTGGCTAAACAGGAAAATGTAACGCTTACGGAAAAACACTGGAAACTTATCGAATGGATCAGGGATTATTTCCAGAAGTTTCAAGTAGCTCCTGCTATTAAGTCTCTTACAAAAGAGGTTATGAATCTTGAAAATTTGCCCGATAAAAAGGAAGCAAACAAGTTTATTTATGAACTGTTTCCCGAAGGTCCTGCTAAACAGCTTGCCAAAATAGCAGGACTTCCAAAACCCACGGGTTGTGTTTAA
- a CDS encoding (Fe-S)-binding protein encodes MAKPKDKYKVPVLDGKISIPKIVPGATSYEHMIEAQKDDMEALGFPAKLQDGWKEKAIGVFKEILDNNKAVRDYMDICVRCGACTDKCQFFLGTADPNNMPVQRQELMRKVYRYYFTPAGFFKNLSNSQELTEEVLKDWFTYFYQCSECRRCSFYCPYGIDTAEITMAARQIMDSIGLGQKYATEVVHKVYKTGNNIGIPPLALRNTLDDLEEEIKEESGKDVKIPMDEEGVEVLLVPPSADFFAMPHMESLKGYAKVFYKAGISYTVSSYASEAGNFGMFLGSYKNAKEINKRIWDEARRLKVKRVVIGECGHAWRAAYNYSNTMNGPFDFLDGKYRQPMHICDFTLGLVKDGVIKLDPSANDDKVVTFHDSCNIARASRMGDFQGGQFTIPRELIKAAANRFVELRAGTTKEKTYCCGAGGGLLTEEVMNVRIAGAMPRMQTVKEAVDNHGVNFYALICAICKTQFTKIFPIYGFDAEMVGGIHQLVSNAIVM; translated from the coding sequence ATGGCTAAGCCAAAAGATAAATATAAAGTTCCCGTTCTGGACGGAAAGATTTCGATTCCTAAAATAGTTCCCGGAGCCACGTCTTACGAACACATGATTGAAGCCCAAAAAGACGACATGGAAGCCCTTGGTTTTCCTGCCAAATTACAGGACGGCTGGAAGGAAAAGGCTATCGGGGTTTTTAAAGAGATATTAGATAACAATAAGGCTGTCAGGGATTATATGGATATTTGCGTCAGATGCGGCGCATGCACGGACAAATGCCAGTTTTTCCTCGGAACGGCAGATCCTAACAATATGCCGGTTCAGAGACAGGAACTCATGAGGAAGGTATATAGGTATTATTTTACTCCCGCAGGGTTTTTCAAAAATCTTTCAAATTCGCAAGAATTGACGGAAGAAGTATTGAAAGACTGGTTTACATATTTTTATCAGTGTTCCGAATGCAGAAGGTGTTCCTTTTATTGTCCCTACGGTATAGATACTGCGGAAATAACGATGGCTGCAAGACAAATAATGGATTCTATCGGTCTTGGGCAGAAATACGCAACGGAAGTTGTTCATAAGGTTTATAAAACCGGCAATAATATCGGAATACCCCCTCTCGCCTTAAGAAATACGCTTGACGATTTAGAGGAAGAAATAAAGGAAGAATCGGGGAAGGATGTTAAAATACCGATGGATGAAGAAGGAGTTGAGGTTTTGTTAGTGCCTCCTTCCGCCGATTTTTTTGCAATGCCCCACATGGAATCGCTTAAAGGATATGCAAAGGTATTTTATAAGGCAGGCATAAGCTATACCGTTTCGTCATATGCATCCGAAGCCGGAAATTTCGGTATGTTTTTGGGAAGCTATAAGAATGCAAAAGAAATTAATAAACGAATCTGGGACGAAGCCAGAAGGCTTAAGGTCAAAAGAGTTGTCATCGGGGAATGCGGACATGCATGGAGAGCCGCGTATAACTATTCGAATACCATGAACGGGCCTTTTGACTTCTTAGATGGCAAATACAGGCAGCCCATGCACATTTGCGATTTTACATTAGGGCTCGTAAAGGACGGAGTTATAAAACTCGATCCTTCGGCGAACGACGATAAGGTTGTTACATTTCACGATTCATGTAATATCGCAAGGGCTTCGAGAATGGGTGATTTTCAGGGTGGCCAGTTTACGATTCCGAGAGAGCTCATTAAAGCCGCCGCAAACCGTTTTGTAGAATTAAGGGCAGGCACTACTAAAGAAAAGACTTATTGTTGCGGTGCGGGCGGGGGTTTGTTGACCGAAGAAGTCATGAATGTGCGAATAGCGGGGGCTATGCCGAGAATGCAGACCGTTAAGGAAGCGGTCGATAATCACGGAGTTAATTTTTATGCCCTTATTTGTGCAATTTGCAAAACCCAGTTTACAAAAATATTTCCTATTTACGGGTTTGATGCGGAAATGGTAGGGGGAATTCATCAGCTTGTCAGTAATGCAATAGTAATGTAA
- a CDS encoding nitrate reductase: protein MAPLNLTTAIFLLFTYTVGLIFIIGVVLRIYQYATTPQPVKIPLTPAPLTSGGAFARILGEVFFFKSLFKSNKPTWIFGYLFHISFFILIFMHFLRHFIYSNPLPWWYNIFVGIGIVCGIIMVLSLFFLLLRRVVVERVKFISLFADYLILILLMLIGLAGLSLNFVLSPAALTTVDNQLDPYINGLLSLQFTNIPSNPLFLIHYTLVMLLIAYIPFSKVMHFVGIFFSPTRIMADNPEEERYYRPNAKDLSI from the coding sequence ATGGCGCCTCTTAATTTGACGACAGCAATATTTTTATTATTCACATACACGGTCGGCTTGATTTTTATAATCGGGGTAGTATTAAGAATATATCAATATGCAACAACGCCCCAACCTGTTAAAATTCCTCTTACGCCTGCTCCTTTGACTTCCGGCGGGGCTTTTGCCAGAATTTTGGGAGAAGTTTTTTTCTTCAAGAGTCTTTTTAAATCTAATAAGCCGACATGGATTTTTGGATATCTTTTTCATATTTCGTTTTTTATCTTGATATTTATGCACTTTTTAAGGCATTTTATATATTCTAATCCCTTGCCCTGGTGGTATAACATATTTGTCGGTATCGGGATAGTCTGCGGTATTATTATGGTGCTTTCCCTTTTCTTCCTTTTACTAAGGAGGGTGGTCGTGGAGCGTGTTAAATTTATATCGTTATTTGCCGATTATTTAATACTTATTCTTTTAATGCTCATCGGTCTGGCAGGATTGTCTTTAAATTTCGTTTTGTCTCCCGCTGCCCTGACGACTGTTGATAATCAGTTAGATCCTTATATTAACGGACTTTTAAGCTTGCAATTTACTAACATTCCGTCAAATCCTCTTTTTTTAATTCATTACACGCTTGTCATGCTGCTTATAGCTTATATTCCGTTTAGTAAAGTGATGCATTTTGTCGGGATATTTTTCTCGCCGACAAGAATAATGGCAGATAATCCGGAAGAAGAAAGATATTACAGACCTAATGCGAAAGATTTATCTATTTAA
- a CDS encoding FAD-dependent oxidoreductase, producing MLELKKVKKPLNVSQTGASGMSQSPYRPKYVEKKPPCMDTCPNGTKVRNYIQFIAQSESYERPVDESLKEAFYMLTESNPLPSTTGRVCPHPCEDECNRKHKDKPVAINAIEMFVGDYGIKNNLQFKKITDIPRKEKIAIIGSGPAGLSAAYHLAIRGYNVVIFEKFPEAGGYLRYGIPSFRLPLDIIDAEVERIKNLGVEIKTGVNIGTDIAMDKLKSEFDAVFVAIGTHEPIKMKMNGADAPNVYAGVEFLQKAASGEIKDAGKEVVVIGSDSAMDAGMVSRRLGANVTFIYNKGTLNDVSEIEEKGSVEVKEGYAEGIKFEFLFALDEIITENGKATAVRLKKMKLSEKDASGRVHPIIIEGGRELNLKLDTLIYSFGQKPDYKGLENLTKNSNNEFLNVDDNYLVANEDKVFAGGDILKFGLVTDAIGMGRYAAYSIHRKLSGESVKKDERTVIKYGDAVNREGKNMYIAYFQTSERQKRTSRDPLARVKDFDGILNNLGMNELIIEAKRCMSCGMCFDCGSCFEYCSQSAVKKLPKGQHFEFHLETCNGCKKCAESCPCGYIDMI from the coding sequence ATGCTTGAATTAAAAAAAGTTAAAAAACCGTTAAATGTTTCACAGACGGGCGCATCGGGGATGTCGCAATCGCCTTACAGGCCTAAATATGTCGAAAAGAAGCCGCCCTGTATGGATACCTGTCCTAACGGCACGAAAGTAAGGAATTATATCCAGTTCATCGCCCAAAGCGAGTCTTACGAAAGACCAGTCGACGAGTCTCTTAAGGAAGCGTTTTATATGCTTACCGAGTCAAATCCTTTACCGTCCACGACGGGAAGGGTTTGCCCTCATCCCTGCGAAGATGAATGTAACCGCAAGCATAAGGACAAGCCGGTAGCGATAAACGCAATCGAAATGTTTGTGGGAGATTACGGTATAAAAAATAATCTTCAATTTAAAAAAATAACGGATATTCCGAGAAAGGAAAAGATTGCAATTATCGGAAGCGGACCCGCGGGGCTTTCTGCCGCCTATCACTTAGCTATCAGGGGATACAATGTCGTGATATTCGAAAAATTCCCTGAAGCCGGAGGATACCTAAGATACGGCATACCCAGTTTCAGGCTTCCGTTAGACATTATAGATGCAGAGGTCGAAAGAATTAAAAATCTCGGCGTCGAAATAAAAACAGGGGTGAATATTGGAACCGATATTGCGATGGATAAACTTAAATCCGAATTTGATGCGGTATTTGTCGCAATAGGTACGCATGAACCTATAAAAATGAAGATGAACGGAGCAGATGCCCCTAATGTTTATGCCGGAGTAGAATTTCTTCAGAAAGCAGCTTCGGGCGAAATTAAAGACGCAGGGAAAGAAGTAGTTGTTATCGGAAGCGACAGCGCTATGGATGCGGGAATGGTGTCAAGAAGGCTGGGCGCCAATGTAACCTTTATCTATAATAAAGGAACCTTAAACGATGTTTCCGAAATAGAAGAAAAAGGTTCCGTTGAGGTAAAGGAAGGTTATGCCGAAGGGATTAAATTCGAATTCCTGTTTGCTTTAGACGAAATTATTACGGAAAACGGAAAAGCAACGGCAGTGCGATTGAAAAAAATGAAGCTTTCCGAAAAAGATGCTTCAGGCAGAGTTCATCCGATAATAATAGAAGGCGGACGGGAACTTAATCTTAAACTTGATACATTGATATACTCTTTCGGTCAGAAGCCTGATTATAAAGGGCTGGAAAATTTAACCAAAAATTCGAACAACGAGTTTTTAAATGTTGACGATAATTATTTAGTAGCCAACGAAGATAAGGTTTTTGCAGGGGGAGATATATTAAAATTCGGATTGGTTACCGATGCTATAGGAATGGGCAGATATGCGGCATATTCCATACATCGGAAACTGAGCGGAGAATCCGTAAAGAAAGACGAAAGAACGGTCATTAAATACGGCGACGCGGTAAACAGGGAAGGCAAAAATATGTATATTGCATATTTTCAGACTTCCGAAAGACAGAAAAGAACTTCGAGGGACCCTTTGGCCAGAGTTAAAGATTTCGACGGGATTTTAAACAATCTCGGCATGAATGAATTAATTATAGAGGCAAAGAGATGTATGAGCTGTGGTATGTGTTTCGACTGCGGAAGCTGTTTCGAATACTGTTCTCAGAGCGCGGTAAAAAAACTGCCGAAAGGACAGCATTTCGAGTTTCATTTAGAAACCTGCAACGGCTGTAAGAAATGTGCAGAGAGCTGTCCTTGCGGCTATATAGACATGATTTAA
- the tusC gene encoding sulfurtransferase complex subunit TusC produces the protein MEEKEKTSVMFICRTAPYGTIFEQEAIEAMIMFGAYEQDINVTFIDDGVFSLKKGQDTALLGKKNFSLTYPILIDDFDISHIYVEKESLEERGLSENDLITEVEIIDRNALRQKMNEMKAFLPF, from the coding sequence ATGGAGGAAAAGGAAAAAACAAGCGTTATGTTTATTTGCAGGACTGCTCCGTACGGAACGATTTTTGAGCAGGAGGCAATTGAGGCCATGATTATGTTTGGGGCATATGAACAGGATATAAACGTTACATTTATAGATGACGGGGTATTTTCGTTAAAAAAAGGACAGGATACTGCGCTGCTCGGAAAGAAAAATTTTTCCCTGACATATCCTATTTTAATAGATGATTTTGACATATCCCATATTTATGTCGAAAAGGAATCCCTTGAAGAAAGAGGATTAAGCGAAAATGATTTAATTACCGAAGTCGAGATTATAGATAGGAATGCCTTAAGACAAAAAATGAATGAAATGAAGGCTTTTTTACCTTTCTAA